The Castor canadensis chromosome 8, mCasCan1.hap1v2, whole genome shotgun sequence genome contains a region encoding:
- the Mapk12 gene encoding mitogen-activated protein kinase 12 isoform X2 — MSSPPPARKGFYRQEVTKTAWEVRAVYQDLQPVGSGAYGAVCSAVDSRTGTKVAIKKLYRPFQSELFAKRAYRELRLLKHMRHENVIGLLDVFTPDETLDDFTDFYLVMPFMGTDLGKLMKHETLSDDRIQFLVYQMLKGLKYIHAAGIIHRDLKPGNLAVNEDCELKILDFGLARQADSEMTGYVVTRWYRAPEVILNWMRYTQTVDIWSVGCIMAEMITGKILFKGSDRILPHRGSVGRMPGWWVAGGPCPLALCCASDLGTDLDQLKEIMKVTGTPPAEFVQKLHSAEAKNYMKGLPELEKKDFASVLTNASPMAVNLLEKMLVLDAEQRVTAAEALAHPYFEPLRDTEDEPKAQKYDDSFDDVDRTLEEWKRVTYKEVLSFKPPRQLGARSPKETAL, encoded by the exons ATGAGCTCTCCTCCGCCTGCCCGAAAGGGCTTTTACCGCCAGGAGGTGACCAAGACAGCCTGGGAAGTGCGCGCCGTGTATCAGGACCTGCAGCCCGTGGGCTCGGGTGCCTACGGCGCAGTGTG CTCGGCGGTGGACAGCCGCACAGGCACCAAGGTGGCCATCAAGAAGCTGTACCGGCCTTTCCAGTCGGAGTTATTCGCCAAGCGCGCCTACCGAGAGCTGCGCCTCCTCAAGCACATGCGCCACGAGAAC GTGATTGGGCTGCTGGATGTGTTCACTCCTGATGAGACCCTGGATGACTTCACAGATTT CTACCTGGTGATGCCGTTCATGGGCACTGATCTGGGCAAGCTCATGAAGCACGAGACTCTGAGCGATGACCGAATCCAGTTCCTCGTGTATCAGATGCTGAAGGGGCTGAAG TATATCCATGCTGCTGGCATCATCCACAGG GACCTGAAGCCCGGCAACCTGGCTGTGAACGAGGATTGTGAGCTGAAG ATCCTGGACTTTGGCCTGGCCAGGCAGGCAGACAGTGAGATGACAGGATATGTGGTGACTCGATGGTACCGGGCACCTGAGGTCATCTTGAATTGGATGCGTTACACACAGACAG TGGACATCTGGTCGGTGGGCTGCATCATGGCGGAGATGATTACTGGGAAGATACTGTTCAAGGGCAGTGACCGTATCCTCCCACATAGGGGCAGTGTTGGGCGCATGCCTGGGTGGTGGGTGGCGGGTGGTCCCTGCCCTCTGGCTCTGTGCTGTGCTTCTGACCTCGGTACAGACCTGGACCAGCTGAAGGAGATCATGAAAGTGACAGGGACACCTCCTGCAGAGTTTGTACAGAAGCTGCACAGTGCTGAG GCTAAGAACTACATGAAGGGCCTCCCCGAGCTGGAGAAGAAGGATTTTGCCTCTGTCCTGACCAACGCAAGCCCTATGG CTGTGAACCTCCTGGAGAAGATGCTGGTGCTGGATGCAGAGCAGCGGGTGACCGCAGCTGAGGCCCTGGCCCACCCTTACTTTGAGCCCCTGAGGGACACGGAGGACGAGCCCAAGGCCCAGAAGTATGATGACTCCTTTGACGATGTGGACCGTACCCTTGAGGAATGGAAGC GTGTCACTTATAAAGAAGTACTCAGCTTCAAGCCTCCCAGGCAGCTGGGGGCCAGGAGCCCCAAAGAGACAGCTCTCTGA
- the Mapk12 gene encoding mitogen-activated protein kinase 12 isoform X1: protein MSSPPPARKGFYRQEVTKTAWEVRAVYQDLQPVGSGAYGAVCSAVDSRTGTKVAIKKLYRPFQSELFAKRAYRELRLLKHMRHENVIGLLDVFTPDETLDDFTDFYLVMPFMGTDLGKLMKHETLSDDRIQFLVYQMLKGLKYIHAAGIIHRDLKPGNLAVNEDCELKILDFGLARQADSEMTGYVVTRWYRAPEVILNWMRYTQTVDIWSVGCIMAEMITGKILFKGSDHLDQLKEIMKVTGTPPAEFVQKLHSAEAKNYMKGLPELEKKDFASVLTNASPMAVNLLEKMLVLDAEQRVTAAEALAHPYFEPLRDTEDEPKAQKYDDSFDDVDRTLEEWKRVTYKEVLSFKPPRQLGARSPKETAL, encoded by the exons ATGAGCTCTCCTCCGCCTGCCCGAAAGGGCTTTTACCGCCAGGAGGTGACCAAGACAGCCTGGGAAGTGCGCGCCGTGTATCAGGACCTGCAGCCCGTGGGCTCGGGTGCCTACGGCGCAGTGTG CTCGGCGGTGGACAGCCGCACAGGCACCAAGGTGGCCATCAAGAAGCTGTACCGGCCTTTCCAGTCGGAGTTATTCGCCAAGCGCGCCTACCGAGAGCTGCGCCTCCTCAAGCACATGCGCCACGAGAAC GTGATTGGGCTGCTGGATGTGTTCACTCCTGATGAGACCCTGGATGACTTCACAGATTT CTACCTGGTGATGCCGTTCATGGGCACTGATCTGGGCAAGCTCATGAAGCACGAGACTCTGAGCGATGACCGAATCCAGTTCCTCGTGTATCAGATGCTGAAGGGGCTGAAG TATATCCATGCTGCTGGCATCATCCACAGG GACCTGAAGCCCGGCAACCTGGCTGTGAACGAGGATTGTGAGCTGAAG ATCCTGGACTTTGGCCTGGCCAGGCAGGCAGACAGTGAGATGACAGGATATGTGGTGACTCGATGGTACCGGGCACCTGAGGTCATCTTGAATTGGATGCGTTACACACAGACAG TGGACATCTGGTCGGTGGGCTGCATCATGGCGGAGATGATTACTGGGAAGATACTGTTCAAGGGCAGTGACC ACCTGGACCAGCTGAAGGAGATCATGAAAGTGACAGGGACACCTCCTGCAGAGTTTGTACAGAAGCTGCACAGTGCTGAG GCTAAGAACTACATGAAGGGCCTCCCCGAGCTGGAGAAGAAGGATTTTGCCTCTGTCCTGACCAACGCAAGCCCTATGG CTGTGAACCTCCTGGAGAAGATGCTGGTGCTGGATGCAGAGCAGCGGGTGACCGCAGCTGAGGCCCTGGCCCACCCTTACTTTGAGCCCCTGAGGGACACGGAGGACGAGCCCAAGGCCCAGAAGTATGATGACTCCTTTGACGATGTGGACCGTACCCTTGAGGAATGGAAGC GTGTCACTTATAAAGAAGTACTCAGCTTCAAGCCTCCCAGGCAGCTGGGGGCCAGGAGCCCCAAAGAGACAGCTCTCTGA